The genomic window attgtcaaacggctttttttcattttttattttttatttgattcaaaCGTagttatcttttgatgtttgtgctattagtttttcactttattttttttaattttctcattttttctcgttcttttttcatatttttaagctcgctgtattatacccgagaaaaacctggctatttaaaactccgagatgttatttgtgactatggttgaaCCACTTGAATGAACGTAGTATGACACCTTTCTAAAACCTAAATAAGCTTAACACCTTACAATGCATTTTTGGTGTTATGTAATTTCACATGTTAGCAATGTGGTAGGAGATGTGCACAGATTGATGATTCCGCTCCCCTATGGAGATgagaaaagaagacatcaacAACTTAGAGTTATGGCAATAAGTTTAGACAAGtgtattatttttattagattttgCCATGTTGCTGTAAATCAAATGTTAATTCTAGTACAGGTAAATGACTTTACTTCCTTATATTACCATGGATGATAAACACAAAATAATCGCTGCTTTAACTTCTACTACAATGATAAACCCTCATCATCATTTCACATTGGCTACTTGCTACACACCTTGTCCCTGCAACTATTTTTGGGTTCTTACAATTTACCAGTGGTGTCATTCAGTTGCTACATGAATCTAATTATGACTTATGAGTCAATGTTAACGTTCTTGTTAGCTTCaaagcatttttattttttatatgcacTAATATTGGATCATTTCATATGATAATGCTCATTTAAAGTGGTATCTTATCATCTCCTAGTGGTGGAAGACGCTCAATTTTGTTCTGTTGGTGTTCCAATAACATTTACATTAATGGGATGTCCCGATATCATTATTTCATTATCAGAAGTAATTGGCTTGAAcaaatgttaaaagaaataaaaaatggattaaatTAGAAAAGGTAAATCCAATGTTGCAAGGTGAGCCTGAATACTTTATTCCCCAAAAGTGGGCCACGGTTTCAGCAAACATATACCTTTAAGAGGGGGTCGGTCCCAAGACAAAAGGCTGTGTATGTTGCACCCCATTGCGCGTAACTACGTTTCGGCAAGCACCTGTGTCACTGCCAGGTGAGGGAGCTCTACCTGCATAGTGAGACGGCATGGTGACAAGATGGACTCTGTGCATCGGTGACTGGTGGCTCTATTCGTTCGCGTCATGGTAACTGCTAGCCTAATCTAATTCTCTAAAACCAAATGCATAGAAGTGCAATATGAAATAAATTCGGATTTTAGGTGTGGATATGGTAAAAAAACAAGTCGGAAACTGAACTATAATTTCAACTGAacgttctttcttcattttttcttgtatcGGTTGCTTTGTATAAGAATAACATGCAAATGGATCTGCTAAGAATGGCGCCTTTATAGtaacaagaaaatataaaagtatGTGTACTTCACCGTAGGTATTCTTCCACGACGACTAGAGTACCTAAAAGGGGTCATCTGACAATAGGAACTCaaagcatcaagaagaaagATTATCGAGAAGAAAAGCAATTTTTTGTGGTTCGGCATGAAAGCCAACATCCACGGAGAAGAAGACTGGTGTTTTTTTCACTATTGACTGCTCAGTATACAATATCGAGAGATGGTTCCCATTCTTCATATTTTGTCACAATGAAAAAGGAAGGACTAGAAACGAATGAGATGATTTTGTTAGGAGATAAAGCAAATCTTCAACGTAACAGTCTCCATCTCCAGCTCAATCTTCAACGTAACAGTCTCCATCTCCAGCTCAATCTTCAACAGTTCCTTTCTCGAGATTTTGCTGAACCAGATCTTTTAGAAATGGAAGTAATAATCTCCTTCTCAAGAAACTTGCAACAGAAACATTTGCTTTAAAATTAGagtagatttatggaacacttgaacaagtgtctcatgaatctactttaattttgaggtcaattcatggaacacttagATGGTGTTCTTAAAACCAAACAgctttaagtgttttttttttatggtgaaCAGGATCTCCAATCCCAGTAGACACGTAGCTGTCGAAGATGTTGGCTCTATTCAATCTTTTGCAGGTTATGCATTGTTTATCATCGATTTAACAATCAAAGGCCTCCCGTTCTGATACCATATAAATACGTGTGAAAGCAGTGAAAAAGGTAGAATTTCATGCCTCTTCCTTATATACTAGAAGGATTCTGAGATAATTTTAACGATTTGTGATAAAATATTTCACACGTTGCTTCACAATCTATCCCATAAATGCAAACACCACATCtccaccaaaccatgcaaaaaTGTTGTGTAATGTTTTGCAACGTACGCACTTTTAGCCATAAGGATCTCAATGATCTCGTGGCTGCAAAATATATCCAAGGACCATTCTGATATTTCTTTCAATACAAGGGCCTCCTCAGCATTATTCAtcccaaaagaaaaggacaattcTGATGCAAACGGGACTGGTAGAAAAGAAGCGCAAAAATGAGACGCAAATCGTTCCAACTCACATGAGTTAGTTTGATAGAAGAGAAGAACCGACAAACAAGATGTAAATCACGTCGATATCAACTATCCCGTGCTAGTTGAAATTGGCTTCGTTTCTAGATCTTAATGGTCACGGGTATGAAATGATGGTGCCCCTATAAGCATCAGTGAGATATTAAGGTTGGCAAGCACTTCAACATTGAAGGGATAGGCTTCAGTTTGGAGATCTGACGAATACGCTTTTGTCGACAGGTGCATGTAAAGCTCTTCTGTGGGGTGAGACCCATCGTAATAGGCATAGATGCTCCTATCTGGGCATGGTTCTGTTCCTTCAACACATAATGGCCTTATTCCATCGGGATCGGCGAAGCAGCAACTTCCATTGGTCACCTTTAATCCTAAGATAGCAGGAAAATTTTCTTGGTTAGAAACTTGTTTATATGTAACAGCTCTAGTGCATGATTTACCATTTTTACGTACTTTTGGTAGTGTCCAAGTCCAAGTTAAATATATTCAGATAATGTGCTAAACTGCATTGTTTAATGTCCATGCACATGCATGGAACAGCATAATTTAAATTGATCATAAACAAGTTAGATTTATATGGTGTTCTGGAATATATTAAATGAACAAAAGATTGCATACCGTAAGTAGTTGGATCATTGATTATCTCATTGATGATTCCCGACGTGTTGATGTAGACAAAAGAAAATCCCGGCAAGTCCTCACTTAGATTTTCTAGAGCGGGCCTGAGTGCGTTGTTGAACAAAGTGGATCCCTCATTTAGTAAATCCACACATGATCCATTGTTCTGACGTTTAAAAAAAGGAGCACAACCAGCCTGCGGGAGATTAAAGACCACGAATTTTCGTGCCCCAAAGTCATATGCTCTCTGTAGAatagaatagaagaaaaagtaaGATAACAACAGATATAAGGAGACTATATTGGCCGAAGAAATGAGCAATTTCTCAGTTAATTAAGGTCAAGGTGTGTGGTGGGAACTGTGCCAAATACGTGTTCTCATGAAGTAGGTATGGACTTCATGAACTAAAGCAGCCCGCTTCAAGCATCTTttaggagagacagagagagtacCGTGAGGAGGTTGGTGTAATTTCGAATGAGCAATTCTGTTAGGCTCTGCAAGTCACACTCTGCAGCCACGCCTGATGATGTGGTGCAGTTTGCCATGTAATCGCCTCCaccaatgaagaaaaagaatatactCTGAGAGAGATAGGAAGAGAGTGCAAAGCTCCCATTCAATTGAGATTTCAGATCCGGTAGTGTTGTTTCCCCAAAGTTCGCAATTTGGTGGCTCAAAGATATGACATGTTGCTGCAAAgaattttcacattttgttaAGGTAGGAAACCTGAACTATGGTGATATATTATCTTAGTTACGTGTTCTTTTCTTCCTAACTAGCATCTCATCTTGTTTGTACGTCTCAAGGAATATATTAGCTAGCATGGTACTTCTTTGTAAAAAAGTAAGTTGGCAGCGACTCATCTTTTGCTAGAAACAAAGATTGATCTGCTTACACTTTGGCGAGTAGAATCAAGGATCCCCGCACCATCAGAGGCATAGTTTACTCCGGCGAGAATGGAGCTTCCTCTGGTTTGAGGGTCGTAGAAAACCGGCAGTAAATGAGGCAACCCCAGCAACAGTCCCAGTAAGTCAGCCGGGGTTTTTCCATTGGTGCACCTACCTGTAACACCCGATGGGAAATCTACCCCATACGGAAAGTAGTTGCATTTCGCGGCTGTATCCAAAAAAACGTTGTTCCCAGCTTCAACGATTGAATCCCCGAATACGAACATTGCTTGGACATTGCTTTCAGTAGTCGCTGTGGAGAATATGGAGAAAATGAACAAGATCGAGAAGAGAGTCAACATGCTGCTTGGAAGGCAGGCGAAGGAAATTAAGTGGTGGCAGTTCCTTGGGTTTTCCCTGCAACCGGCTTTCCCTCTTAAAGGTTTATTAAACCTGCCTCTCAACAAACATTCACCTTAGCTCGTGACTGATAAGTGGCACTTCAGCTCAAACTGACTGTTTGTTTGCAAATCAAGGCTGGTGGCCCCACGCTGCGTGTCCTTGTTGGGAGAAAGATACGTGCGCCAGCGCAATAAAGGAAGGGAGTCCATTTTGGTAATTTACTAAAATTATCTTTTACCaacctttttacttttttttttcaatttcagttttgtcttttttatttgtttttagaTCTGAACTATGAATATTTTAGTCATTGACCATACGGCACATGAAAAATAATGCACGAGTGTGACACATATAACCAGGTTAGGTTCTCACTACCTAACGTGGAAACATCTGTTTCCACTCACCGCAAAGTGAATTAATATCCACTCACTTGAATATATCATGgtaaatatatacataatgaatatcaatttgTGGTATTTGTACCTGAATAAATGCGGTAGATGCCATCTTTGCTTAGCACCCtgtaatcacctcaaattttttcaaaagactttTACCAAAACACAAAACTTTAATCAAAGTTATATCAAGTCATGTGGGGGACAGTGCATAATTCCCTTTCATTGAGCAGAGTTGATTTTTGCCAATGGTAAGAGAGTTTAATTGCATGGCAAACGATTGTTGTGTTGTATGAGTAGACAATGTAATTGTCAAGCTGcaacttttcaaataaaaaatctgtCTATGAAGCCTCAAAGGGCATAGTACAACCAGGCCATAATATGGTTCACATTCAAAGGGTTCAAGGTTCAAATACTATTGCAACGTTTTTATATGTTATTCTTGTTGAATGTAAACTGTGGGAAACATGACACTCAAGTGAAGGGTATACTGTAAGTTTACCCAAGCAAGTCAAAACATTGGATGCATAATGGCTTGGCATTTGGGGCTCTACGTAGAAAACAATTTCCTCAagtaaacaatttaaaaaaaaaaaagcctttgCATGAAGTTCTATTAATCTGTTTTTTGAAGCCATGAAAGGTACCAGTTATTGGAAGGAATGCCAgtggtttgaatttgaatcagttaTACTCTTTACATATCAAATACTTTACTGACGTGCACTCATTCCTAGtagaaattggatttgaatatgaacgaAAAAATTACTCAATCCAAAGTGATCCAAATCCGTTTTAAGTTCACAACTGAACCCAAATCAAGACTTTTAAAACTAAACTTAGATGAGCTGCACTGCTATATATTAAGAACCGACTTTCAGAAATTAATGGAAATTAGatgtaagatatttatttaaaattgaatcggAATTAGaaaggatatttatttaaattcagATCTTAATCCgctgattggatgtcattttttaaaatttttatctgatgccgatttcttaattgaatgttaaaatttttagctatatctgctttttttcaaatggtttggttggatgtCAGACCCGAATATGAATTTATCGACATTCTTATAGTTTGTCCTTCAAACATGTTTATCGACATCCTGATAACTTGTAAGACAAGTGTCGGGAATGCAGTCACTGGTGTCAAGATTTCAATACTGTTGCAATGGAGAAACTGTTGAGTGGTTGATAGAATGAGAGAAATAAGGTGAACGagggagaaagaacaagaatatTAGGGTAGGAagggagaaagaacaagaatatTATTGTAATGTGCCAAAGTAGCTACTTGCAATGCAAGTTTGCACTGTGTTGTGATGCTAGGTCAAAGTTTGGTGTTATGTAGTAAAAATAGATTAAATAAATGTCACTATCAAACAATGCCTTAACATAGTATTGGACCCATAATGACTAAAAGAgtccctaaaaaaaattatggtatGTCTACTTTGAGGATATGTTTTGCCCTAACGAGACTCATTCACTCAACTCACATTGGGGATAACTTGTGAGCCAAATCAGGATGGCCGAGCACACTTTTGAGTGCCCATATATGCACTCAATGTGAGCAGTTGCACCTAATGTAAGCTTTTCTGCTGTTGAGCATCGATTCAACCAGGTTAAATACTGTGACTAAGACAAGAAAAGGCAGTGGACAAGAAACtagaatattttaaaatttaaaaatgcacTAACCTTTCAATTAAGATGAGAAAATTTTGTTATACAAGAAGAAGAGTTCAACGAAGGCCTCAAAGAAAGTCTCGTTGAGATTGTTAAAATCAGATCCTTACGAGGTAGCACAGATACTTTTTGAGTGTCCCATAAATCTGCTTTAAaatttgaagcagattcatataacaataGTTCTAGTGTTTGATGAACCTGTCCCAATTTATAGGACAAATTCTTTACACTCACAAAATGTCTCTGCTGCTAAAAAAAGGGTCTTCAAACTGATCCCACTTATTGCCTTCTATAGGCACCATCCAACTGATCTATTATACCCCAATATAACTCGCTAGATTCAAGATAGCCGACCAGCAACTGCTATGTTGCATTTCTAACCCAACCCAAATACAAGCAGGACTAAAGCTGGTTACCTAAGATGGGTGTCCCCTGTGCACTAAAAAATGATGCACTACAATGAGAATGACCAAAGTACCCctattaaataataataataataataaacttttttaaaagagtaaaaaagaattttaaaaggtgaaaaaatctaaaatgtcCACTTCCTTtaataaaaactacaaaaatacCCGCCTCTTAATTAGAATTTGTATttcaatatgaacaaaaaaaaaattagtctACACCACATCGGAATCCAAATCGatactttttttaaatacacaatGGAATCTGAATCAAGACTTTTAAACTGAACTCGACCAGCATTACAGTATATCAAGAACCGACTTTCAAAAATGAGAGGAAATTAAATATAAGgtaatttatttaaaactgaatgtGAATCGGAATTTGACCGCTTTATCTTAAATCGGATCCTAATCTGCATctgatcgaatgtcatttcttaaatttgaatc from Nymphaea colorata isolate Beijing-Zhang1983 chromosome 6, ASM883128v2, whole genome shotgun sequence includes these protein-coding regions:
- the LOC116255515 gene encoding GDSL esterase/lipase At1g71691-like isoform X3, yielding MLTLFSILFIFSIFSTATTESNVQAMFVFGDSIVEAGNNVFLDTAAKCNYFPYGVDFPSGVTGRCTNGKTPADLLGLLLGLPHLLPVFYDPQTRGSSILAGVNYASDGAGILDSTRQSQHVISLSHQIANFGETTLPDLKSQLNGSFALSSYLSQSIFFFFIGGGDYMANCTTSSGVAAECDLQSLTELLIRNYTNLLTRAYDFGARKFVVFNLPQAGCAPFFKRQNNGSCVDLLNEGSTLFNNALRPALENLSEDLPGFSFVYINTSGIINEIINDPTTYGLKVTNGSCCFADPDGIRPLCVEGTEPCPDRSIYAYYDGSHPTEELYMHLSTKAYSSDLQTEAYPFNVEVLANLNISLMLIGAPSFHTRDH